The following are from one region of the Escherichia sp. E4742 genome:
- the ubiE gene encoding bifunctional demethylmenaquinone methyltransferase/2-methoxy-6-polyprenyl-1,4-benzoquinol methylase UbiE has protein sequence MVDKSQETTHFGFQTVAKEQKADMVAHVFHSVASKYDVMNDLMSFGIHRLWKRFTIDCSGVRRGQTVLDLAGGTGDLTAKFSRLVGETGKVVLADINESMLKMGREKLRNIGVIGNVEYVQANAEALPFPDNTFDCITISFGLRNVTDKDKALRSMYRVLKPGGRLLVLEFSKPIIEPLSKAYDAYSFHVLPRIGSLVANDADSYRYLAESIRMHPDQDTLKAMMQDAGFESVDYYNLTAGVVALHRGYKF, from the coding sequence ATGGTGGATAAGTCACAAGAAACGACGCACTTTGGTTTTCAGACCGTCGCGAAAGAACAAAAAGCAGATATGGTCGCCCACGTTTTCCATTCCGTGGCATCGAAATATGATGTCATGAATGATTTGATGTCATTTGGTATTCATCGTTTGTGGAAGCGATTCACGATCGATTGCAGCGGCGTACGCCGTGGGCAGACCGTGCTGGATCTGGCTGGCGGCACCGGTGACCTGACGGCAAAATTCTCCCGCCTGGTCGGTGAGACTGGCAAAGTGGTCCTCGCCGATATCAATGAATCCATGCTCAAAATGGGGCGCGAGAAACTGCGTAATATCGGTGTGATTGGCAACGTTGAGTATGTTCAGGCGAACGCCGAGGCGCTGCCGTTCCCGGATAACACCTTTGACTGCATCACCATTTCGTTTGGTCTGCGCAACGTTACCGACAAAGATAAAGCACTGCGTTCGATGTATCGCGTGCTGAAACCGGGCGGCCGCCTGCTGGTGCTTGAGTTCTCGAAGCCGATTATCGAACCGTTAAGCAAAGCCTATGACGCTTACTCCTTCCATGTGCTGCCACGTATTGGTTCGCTGGTGGCGAACGATGCCGACAGCTACCGCTATCTGGCCGAATCCATCCGTATGCATCCCGATCAGGATACGCTGAAAGCCATGATGCAGGATGCCGGATTCGAAAGTGTCGATTATTACAACCTGACGGCTGGCGTTGTGGCGCTGCATCGTGGTTATAAATTCTGA
- the tatB gene encoding Sec-independent protein translocase protein TatB — MFDIGFSELLLVFIIGLVVLGPQRLPVAVKTVAGWIRALRSLATTVQNELTQELKLQEFQDSLKKVEKASLTNLTPELKASMDELRQAAESMKRSYVANDPEKASDEAHTIHNPVVKDNEAAHEGVTPAAAQTQASSPEQKPETTPEPVVKPAADAEPKTAAHSPSSSDKP, encoded by the coding sequence GTGTTTGATATCGGTTTTAGCGAACTGCTATTGGTGTTCATCATCGGCCTCGTAGTTCTGGGGCCGCAACGACTGCCTGTGGCGGTAAAAACGGTAGCGGGCTGGATTCGTGCGTTGCGTTCACTGGCAACAACGGTGCAGAACGAACTGACCCAGGAGTTAAAACTCCAGGAGTTTCAGGACAGCCTGAAAAAGGTTGAAAAGGCGAGTCTCACCAACCTGACGCCTGAACTGAAAGCGTCAATGGATGAGCTGCGCCAGGCTGCGGAGTCGATGAAGCGTTCCTACGTTGCGAATGACCCTGAAAAGGCGAGCGATGAAGCGCACACCATTCATAACCCGGTGGTGAAAGACAATGAGGCTGCGCATGAAGGCGTCACGCCTGCCGCTGCACAAACGCAGGCCAGTTCGCCGGAACAGAAGCCAGAAACCACGCCAGAGCCGGTGGTAAAACCTGCTGCGGACGCTGAACCGAAAACCGCTGCACATTCCCCTTCGTCGAGTGATAAACCGTAA
- the ubiJ gene encoding ubiquinone biosynthesis protein UbiJ gives MPFKPLVTAGIESLLNTFLYRSPALKTARSRLLGKVLRVEVKGFSTSLILVFSERQVDVLGEWSGDADCTVIAYASVLPKLRDRQQLAALIRSGELEVQGDIQVVQNFVALADLAEFDPAELLAPYTGDIAAEGISKALRGGAKFLHHGIKRQQRYVAEAITEEWRMAPGPLEVAWFAEETAAVERAVDALTKRLEKLEAK, from the coding sequence ATGCCTTTTAAACCTTTAGTGACGGCAGGAATTGAAAGTCTGCTCAACACTTTCCTGTATCGCTCACCCGCGCTGAAAACAGCCCGCTCGCGTCTGCTGGGTAAAGTATTGCGCGTGGAGGTAAAAGGCTTTTCGACGTCGCTAATTCTGGTGTTTAGTGAACGCCAGGTCGATGTGCTGGGCGAATGGTCTGGCGATGCTGATTGCACCGTTATCGCTTACGCCAGCGTGTTGCCGAAACTTCGTGACCGCCAGCAGCTTGCCGCACTAATTCGTAGCGGTGAGCTGGAAGTGCAGGGCGATATTCAGGTGGTACAGAATTTCGTTGCGCTGGCAGATCTGGCAGAGTTCGACCCTGCTGAACTGTTGGCCCCTTATACCGGTGATATCGCCGCTGAAGGTATCAGCAAAGCCCTGCGCGGCGGTGCGAAGTTCCTGCATCATGGTATTAAACGCCAGCAACGTTACGTGGCGGAAGCTATCACCGAAGAGTGGCGTATGGCGCCAGGTCCGCTTGAAGTGGCCTGGTTTGCGGAAGAGACGGCTGCCGTCGAGCGTGCTGTTGATGCCCTGACCAAACGGCTGGAAAAACTGGAGGCTAAATGA
- the tatA gene encoding Sec-independent protein translocase subunit TatA, with translation MGGISIWQLLIIAVIVVLLFGTKKLGSIGSDLGASIKGFKKAMSDDEPKQDKTSQDADFTAKTIADKQTDANQEQAKTEDAKRHDKEQV, from the coding sequence ATGGGTGGTATCAGTATTTGGCAGTTATTGATTATTGCCGTCATCGTTGTACTGCTTTTTGGCACCAAAAAGCTCGGCTCCATCGGTTCCGATCTTGGTGCGTCGATCAAAGGCTTTAAAAAAGCAATGAGCGATGATGAACCAAAGCAGGATAAAACCAGTCAGGATGCTGATTTTACTGCGAAAACCATCGCCGATAAGCAGACGGATGCGAATCAGGAACAGGCTAAAACAGAAGACGCAAAGCGCCACGATAAAGAGCAGGTGTAA
- the tatD gene encoding 3'-5' ssDNA/RNA exonuclease TatD: MFDIGVNLTSSQFAKDRDDVVARAFAAGVNGLLITGTNLRESQQAQKLARQYSSCWSTAGVHPHDSSQWQDATEEMIVALASQPEVVAIGECGLDFNRNFSSTEEQERAFVAQLRIAAELNMPVFMHCRDAHERFMTLLEPWLDKLPGAVLHCFTGTREEMQACVARGIYIGITGWVCDERRGLELRELLPFIPAEQLLVETDAPYLLPRDLTPKPSSRRNEPAYLPHILQRIAHWRGEDAAWLAATTDANVKKLFRIAF; the protein is encoded by the coding sequence ATGTTTGATATCGGCGTTAATTTGACCAGCTCACAATTTGCGAAAGACCGTGATGATGTCGTAGCGCGCGCTTTTGCTGCGGGAGTTAATGGACTACTCATCACCGGCACTAACCTGCGCGAAAGCCAGCAGGCGCAAAAGCTGGCGCGTCAGTATTCGTCCTGTTGGTCAACGGCGGGCGTACATCCTCATGACAGTAGCCAGTGGCAAGACGCAACAGAAGAAATGATTGTGGCGCTGGCCTCGCAGCCAGAAGTGGTGGCGATTGGTGAGTGTGGCCTCGACTTTAACCGCAACTTTTCCTCGACGGAAGAGCAGGAACGCGCTTTTGTTGCCCAGCTACGTATTGCCGCAGAGTTAAACATGCCGGTATTTATGCACTGCCGTGATGCCCACGAGCGGTTTATGACGTTGCTGGAGCCGTGGCTGGATAAACTGCCTGGCGCGGTGTTGCACTGTTTTACCGGCACACGCGAAGAGATGCAGGCGTGCGTGGCGCGCGGAATTTATATCGGCATTACTGGTTGGGTTTGCGATGAACGACGCGGACTGGAGCTGCGAGAACTGTTGCCATTTATTCCGGCGGAGCAATTGCTGGTTGAGACAGACGCTCCGTATTTGCTTCCGCGCGATCTCACGCCGAAGCCATCGTCACGGCGTAATGAGCCAGCCTATCTGCCCCATATTTTGCAACGTATTGCACACTGGCGTGGGGAAGATGCCGCATGGCTGGCTGCCACCACGGATGCCAATGTCAAAAAATTATTTAGGATTGCGTTCTAG
- the fre gene encoding NAD(P)H-flavin reductase, which yields MTTLSCKVTSVEAITDTVYRVRIVPDAAFSFRAGQYLMVVMDERDKRPFSMASTPNEQGFIELHIGASEINLYAKAVMDRILKDHQIVVDIPHGEAWLRDDEERPMILIAGGTGFSYARSILLTALARNPNRDITIYWGGREEQHLYDLSELEALSLKHPGLRVVPVVEQPEAGWRGRTGTVLTAVLQDHGTLAEHDIYIAGRFEMAKIARDLFCNERNAREDRLFGDAFAFI from the coding sequence ATGACAACCTTAAGCTGTAAAGTGACCTCGGTAGAAGCTATCACGGATACCGTATATCGTGTCCGCATCGTGCCAGACGCGGCCTTTTCTTTTCGTGCTGGTCAGTATTTGATGGTAGTGATGGATGAGCGCGACAAACGCCCGTTTTCAATGGCTTCGACGCCGAATGAACAAGGTTTCATTGAGTTGCACATTGGCGCTTCGGAAATCAATCTCTACGCCAAAGCCGTTATGGATCGCATCCTTAAAGATCATCAAATCGTGGTGGATATTCCCCACGGTGAAGCGTGGCTGCGCGATGATGAAGAACGTCCGATGATTCTGATTGCGGGCGGCACGGGGTTCTCTTATGCGCGCTCGATTTTACTGACAGCGTTGGCGCGTAATCCCAATCGCGATATCACCATTTACTGGGGCGGGCGTGAAGAGCAACATCTTTATGATCTGTCCGAGCTTGAGGCGCTTTCTCTGAAGCATCCTGGTTTGCGTGTGGTGCCGGTGGTTGAACAACCAGAAGCGGGCTGGCGTGGACGTACTGGCACCGTGTTAACAGCGGTATTGCAGGATCACGGTACGCTGGCGGAGCATGATATCTATATCGCTGGCCGCTTTGAGATGGCGAAAATCGCCCGTGACCTGTTCTGCAATGAGCGTAATGCACGGGAAGATCGCCTGTTTGGCGATGCGTTTGCGTTTATCTAA
- the tatC gene encoding Sec-independent protein translocase subunit TatC has protein sequence MSVEDTQPLITHLIELRKRLLNCIIAVIVIFLCLVYFANDIYHLVSAPLIKQLPQGSTMIATDVASPFFTPIKLTFMVSLILSAPVILYQVWAFIAPALYKHERRLVVPLLVSSSLLFYIGMAFAYFVVFPLAFGFLANTAPEGVQVSTDIASYLSFVMALFMAFGISFEVPVAIVLLCWMGITSPEDLRKKRPYVLVGAFVVGMLLTPPDVFSQTLLAIPMYCLFEIGVFFSRFYVGKGRNREEENDAESEKTEE, from the coding sequence ATGTCTGTAGAAGATACTCAACCGCTTATCACGCATCTGATTGAGCTGCGTAAGCGTCTGCTGAACTGCATTATCGCGGTGATCGTGATATTTCTGTGTCTGGTCTATTTCGCCAATGACATCTATCACCTGGTATCCGCGCCATTGATCAAGCAGTTGCCGCAAGGTTCAACGATGATCGCCACCGATGTGGCCTCGCCGTTCTTTACGCCAATCAAGCTGACCTTTATGGTGTCGCTGATTCTGTCAGCGCCGGTGATTCTCTATCAGGTGTGGGCATTTATCGCTCCTGCACTCTATAAGCACGAACGTCGCCTGGTGGTGCCGCTGCTGGTTTCCAGCTCTCTGCTGTTTTATATCGGCATGGCGTTCGCTTATTTCGTGGTCTTCCCGCTGGCGTTTGGTTTCCTTGCCAATACCGCGCCTGAAGGGGTGCAGGTATCCACCGACATTGCCAGCTATTTGAGCTTCGTGATGGCGTTGTTTATGGCGTTTGGTATTTCCTTTGAAGTACCTGTGGCGATTGTGCTGCTGTGCTGGATGGGGATTACCTCGCCAGAAGACTTACGCAAAAAACGTCCGTATGTGCTGGTTGGCGCATTCGTCGTCGGGATGCTGCTGACGCCGCCGGATGTCTTCTCGCAAACGCTGTTGGCGATTCCGATGTACTGCCTGTTTGAAATCGGTGTCTTCTTCTCACGCTTTTACGTTGGTAAAGGCCGAAACCGGGAAGAAGAAAACGACGCTGAAAGCGAAAAAACTGAAGAATAA
- a CDS encoding IclR family transcriptional regulator, with protein sequence MAETSSTTAGAQTLLRGLAVINAVYNGCHDLKSIGEFTGTTRSTTHRLVSVLVEQRYLRHVPTQGYQLGAKLIELGARALESTSLYEVAQPVLQRLARYTLDTVHLGIVESNEVLYLEKINGQRGLEMRSRPGHRMPLAVTGIGKALILNRTEEEWRTLFLTCGDETKLGAFIQNMRRYAASGFAFDLEENEPTIRCIAAPIYNARNEIVAAISVASTTTYMSLVRLEELAPYVKSCAEEISAELGWGKHVRKDN encoded by the coding sequence ATGGCAGAAACCTCTTCAACCACCGCTGGCGCACAAACATTATTACGCGGACTGGCGGTTATTAATGCCGTTTATAACGGTTGCCATGACCTGAAAAGTATCGGCGAGTTCACCGGCACGACGCGGAGTACAACCCATCGTTTAGTCTCTGTTTTGGTGGAGCAACGCTATCTGCGCCATGTCCCAACTCAGGGCTACCAACTGGGCGCCAAACTGATCGAACTCGGTGCCAGAGCGCTGGAAAGCACTTCATTGTATGAAGTTGCACAGCCCGTTTTGCAGCGTCTGGCCCGTTACACCCTGGACACCGTGCATCTGGGTATCGTTGAAAGCAACGAAGTGCTGTATCTGGAGAAGATCAACGGTCAGCGCGGGCTGGAGATGCGCTCACGTCCTGGGCATCGCATGCCTCTGGCGGTTACGGGAATCGGTAAGGCGTTGATCCTCAACCGAACAGAAGAAGAGTGGCGCACACTATTTTTGACTTGTGGTGATGAAACAAAACTGGGCGCATTTATACAAAACATGCGCCGTTATGCCGCCAGTGGTTTTGCTTTTGATCTGGAAGAGAACGAGCCCACTATCCGTTGCATTGCAGCGCCGATTTACAACGCCCGGAATGAAATTGTGGCGGCCATTTCTGTCGCCAGTACCACCACGTATATGTCGCTGGTGCGCCTGGAAGAACTGGCACCTTACGTCAAATCCTGTGCAGAAGAGATCTCCGCTGAACTGGGCTGGGGTAAGCATGTCCGCAAAGATAATTAA
- the ubiD gene encoding 4-hydroxy-3-polyprenylbenzoate decarboxylase, translating to MDAMKYNDLRDFLTLLEQQGELKRITLPVDPHLEITEIADRTLRAGGPALLFENPKDYSMPVLCNLFGTPKRVAMGMGQEDVSALREVGKLLAFLKEPEPPKGFRDLFDKLPQFKQVLNMPTKRLRGAPCQQKIVSGDDVDLNRIPIMTCWPEDAAPLITWGLTVTRGPHKERQNLGIYRQQLIGKNKLIMRWLSHRGGALDFQEWCAAHPGERFPVSVALGADPATILGAVTPVPDTLSEYAFAGLLRGTKTEVVKCISNDLEVPASAEIVLEGYIEQGETAPEGPYGDHTGYYNEVDSFPVFTVTHITQREDAIYHSTYTGRPPDEPAVLGVALNEVFVPILQKQFPEIVDFYLPPEGCSYRLAVVTIKKQYAGHAKRVMMGVWSFLRQFMYTKFVIVCDDDVNARDWNDVIWAITTRMDPARDTVLVENTPIDYLDFASPVSGLGSKMGLDATNKWPGETQREWGRPIKKDPDVVAHIDAIWDELAIFNNGKSA from the coding sequence ATGGACGCCATGAAATATAACGATTTACGCGACTTCCTGACGCTGCTTGAACAGCAGGGTGAGCTAAAACGTATCACGCTCCCGGTGGATCCGCATCTGGAAATCACTGAAATTGCTGACCGCACTCTGCGTGCCGGTGGACCTGCGTTGTTGTTTGAAAACCCCAAAGATTATTCGATGCCGGTGCTGTGCAACCTGTTTGGTACGCCAAAGCGCGTGGCGATGGGCATGGGCCAGGAAGATGTTTCGGCGCTGCGTGAAGTCGGTAAATTATTGGCGTTTCTGAAAGAGCCTGAGCCGCCAAAAGGTTTCCGCGACCTGTTTGATAAACTGCCGCAGTTTAAGCAGGTGTTAAACATGCCGACAAAGCGATTGCGTGGTGCGCCTTGCCAACAAAAAATCGTCTCTGGTGATGACGTCGATCTTAACCGCATTCCCATTATGACCTGCTGGCCGGAAGACGCCGCTCCGCTGATTACCTGGGGGCTGACCGTAACGCGCGGCCCGCATAAAGAGCGGCAGAATCTGGGCATTTATCGCCAGCAGCTGATTGGTAAAAATAAATTGATTATGCGCTGGCTGTCGCATCGCGGCGGCGCGCTGGATTTCCAGGAGTGGTGTGCGGCGCATCCAGGGGAACGTTTCCCGGTTTCTGTGGCGTTGGGCGCTGATCCCGCTACGATTCTCGGTGCAGTGACGCCCGTTCCGGATACATTGTCGGAATACGCCTTTGCCGGATTGCTGCGCGGCACCAAGACCGAAGTGGTGAAGTGTATCTCCAATGACCTTGAAGTGCCCGCCAGTGCGGAGATTGTGCTGGAAGGGTATATCGAACAAGGCGAAACTGCGCCGGAAGGGCCGTATGGCGACCACACCGGTTACTATAACGAAGTCGATAGTTTCCCGGTATTTACCGTGACGCATATTACCCAGCGTGAAGATGCGATTTACCATTCCACCTATACCGGGCGTCCGCCAGATGAACCCGCGGTACTGGGCGTGGCGTTGAACGAAGTGTTCGTGCCGATACTGCAAAAACAGTTCCCGGAAATTGTCGATTTTTACCTGCCGCCGGAAGGCTGTTCTTATCGCCTGGCGGTAGTGACAATCAAAAAACAGTACGCCGGACATGCGAAGCGCGTCATGATGGGGGTCTGGTCATTCTTACGCCAGTTTATGTACACTAAGTTCGTGATCGTCTGCGATGATGATGTCAACGCACGCGACTGGAACGATGTGATTTGGGCAATTACCACCCGTATGGACCCTGCGCGGGATACGGTGTTGGTAGAAAATACGCCCATTGATTATCTGGATTTTGCCTCGCCCGTCTCCGGGCTGGGTTCAAAAATGGGGCTGGATGCCACGAATAAATGGCCAGGGGAAACCCAGCGTGAATGGGGGCGTCCCATCAAAAAAGATCCAGATGTTGTCGCGCATATTGACGCCATCTGGGATGAACTGGCTATTTTTAACAACGGTAAAAGCGCCTGA
- the rmuC gene encoding DNA recombination protein RmuC: protein MDFSIIVYAIIGLVSVAIGWLFASYQHAQQKAEQLAEREEMVAELSAAKQQITQSEHWRAECELLNNEVRSLQSINTSLEADLREVTTRMEAAQQHADDKIRQMINSEQRLSEQFENLANRIFEHSNRRVDEQNRQSLNNLLSPLREQLDGFRRQVQDSFGKEAQERHTLTHEIRNLQQLNAQMAQEAINLTRALKGDNKTQGNWGEVVLTRVLEASGLREGYEYETQVSIENDARSRMQPDVIVRLPQGKDVVIDAKMTLVAYERYFNAEDDYTRESALQEHIASVRNHIRLLGRKDYQQLPGLRTLDYVLMFIPVEPAFLLALDRQPELITEALKNNIMLVSPTTLLVALRTIANLWRYEHQSRNAQQIADRASKLYDKMRLFIDDMSAIGQSLDKAQDNYRQAMKKLSSGRGNVLAQAEAFRGLGVEIKREINPDLAEQAVSQDEEYRLRSVPGQPNDEAYQRDDEYNQQSR from the coding sequence GTGGATTTCTCAATCATTGTTTATGCCATTATTGGGCTGGTCAGTGTGGCCATCGGTTGGCTGTTTGCCAGTTATCAACATGCGCAGCAAAAAGCCGAGCAATTAGCCGAACGTGAAGAGATGGTCGCGGAGTTAAGTGCGGCAAAACAACAAATTACCCAAAGTGAGCACTGGCGTGCAGAGTGTGAATTGCTCAATAACGAAGTGCGTAGTCTGCAAAGTATTAACACCTCGCTGGAGGCAGATCTGCGTGAAGTAACCACGCGGATGGAAGCTGCACAGCAACATGCTGACGATAAAATTCGCCAGATGATTAACAGCGAGCAGCGCTTGAGCGAGCAGTTTGAAAACCTCGCCAACCGTATTTTTGAGCACAGTAATCGCCGTGTAGATGAACAAAATCGCCAGAGTCTGAACAACCTGCTATCGCCGCTGCGTGAACAACTGGATGGTTTTCGCCGACAGGTACAGGACAGCTTTGGTAAAGAAGCACAAGAACGCCATACCCTGACCCACGAAATTCGTAATCTACAGCAACTCAACGCGCAAATGGCCCAGGAAGCGATCAACCTGACGCGCGCGCTGAAAGGTGATAACAAAACCCAGGGGAACTGGGGCGAAGTGGTACTGACGCGGGTGCTGGAGGCTTCCGGACTGCGTGAAGGGTATGAATACGAAACCCAGGTAAGCATTGAAAATGACGCTCGCTCGCGGATGCAGCCGGATGTCATCGTGCGGCTACCGCAGGGGAAAGATGTGGTGATCGATGCAAAAATGACGCTGGTCGCCTATGAACGCTACTTCAACGCGGAAGACGACTACACACGTGAAAGCGCATTGCAGGAGCATATTGCTTCGGTACGTAATCACATCCGCTTGCTTGGGCGCAAAGACTATCAACAGCTGCCGGGGCTACGAACGCTGGATTACGTGCTGATGTTTATCCCCGTTGAGCCAGCGTTTTTACTGGCGCTTGATCGCCAGCCGGAGCTGATCACCGAAGCGTTAAAGAACAACATCATGCTGGTTAGCCCCACCACGCTGCTGGTGGCGTTGCGTACTATCGCCAACCTGTGGCGTTATGAGCATCAAAGCCGTAACGCCCAGCAAATCGCCGATCGTGCCAGCAAGCTGTACGACAAGATGCGTCTGTTTATTGATGATATGTCCGCGATTGGTCAAAGTCTGGACAAAGCGCAGGATAACTATCGCCAGGCGATGAAAAAACTCTCTTCAGGTCGCGGAAATGTGCTGGCGCAGGCAGAAGCGTTTCGCGGTTTAGGGGTAGAAATTAAACGCGAGATTAATCCGGACTTGGCTGAACAGGCGGTGAGCCAGGATGAAGAGTATCGACTGCGGTCGGTTCCAGGGCAGCCGAATGATGAAGCTTATCAACGCGATGATGAATATAATCAGCAGTCGCGCTAG
- the ubiB gene encoding ubiquinone biosynthesis regulatory protein kinase UbiB produces MTPGEVRRLYFIIRTFLSYGLDELIPNMRITLPLRLWRYTLFWMPNRHKEKPLGERLRLALQELGPVWIKFGQMLSTRRDLFPPHIADQLALLQDKVAPFDGRLAKQQIEAAMGGLPVEAWFDDFEIEPLASASIAQVHTARLKSNGKDVVIKVIRPDILPVIKADLKLIYRLARWVPRLLPDGRRLRPTEVVREYEKTLIDELNLLRESANAIQLRRNFEDSPMLYIPEVYPDYCSEGMMVMERIYGIPVSDVAALEKNGTNMKLLAERGVQVFFTQVFRDSFFHADMHPGNIFVSYEHPENPKYIGIDCGIVGSLNKEDKRYLAENFIAFFNRDYRKVAELHVDSGWVPPDTNVEEFEFAIRTVCEPIFEKPLAEISFGHVLLNLFNTARRFNMEVQPQLVLLQKTLLYIEGVGRQLYPQLDLWKTAKPFLESWIKDQVGIPALVRAFKEKAPFWIEKMPELPELVYDSLRQGKYLQHSVDKIARELQSNHVRQGQSRYLLGIGATLVLSGTFLLVSRPEWGLMPGWLMAAGLIAWFVGWCKTR; encoded by the coding sequence ATGACGCCAGGTGAAGTACGGCGCCTATATTTCATCATTCGCACCTTTCTAAGCTACGGACTTGATGAACTGATCCCCAACATGCGTATCACCCTGCCGCTGCGGTTATGGCGATACACGCTCTTCTGGATGCCGAACCGGCATAAAGAAAAACCGTTAGGTGAGCGACTGCGACTGGCGCTGCAAGAGCTGGGGCCGGTATGGATCAAGTTCGGGCAGATGTTGTCTACCCGTCGCGACCTTTTCCCGCCGCATATTGCCGATCAGCTGGCGTTATTGCAGGACAAAGTCGCACCGTTTGATGGCAGACTGGCGAAGCAACAGATTGAAGCTGCAATGGGCGGTCTGCCGGTGGAGGCGTGGTTTGACGATTTTGAAATCGAGCCGCTGGCGTCGGCCTCAATCGCCCAGGTTCATACCGCGCGATTGAAATCGAATGGCAAAGATGTGGTAATTAAAGTCATTCGCCCGGATATTTTGCCGGTGATTAAAGCGGACCTGAAACTTATCTACCGTCTGGCCCGTTGGGTGCCGCGTTTGCTGCCGGATGGCCGCCGTCTGCGCCCAACTGAAGTGGTGCGCGAGTACGAAAAGACCTTGATTGATGAACTGAATTTGCTGCGGGAATCTGCCAACGCCATTCAGTTACGACGCAATTTTGAAGACAGCCCGATGCTCTACATCCCGGAAGTTTACCCTGACTATTGCAGCGAAGGGATGATGGTGATGGAGCGCATTTACGGCATTCCCGTTTCTGATGTTGCGGCGCTGGAGAAAAACGGCACTAACATGAAATTGCTGGCGGAACGCGGTGTGCAGGTGTTCTTCACCCAGGTTTTCCGTGACAGCTTTTTCCATGCCGATATGCATCCAGGCAACATCTTCGTAAGCTATGAACACCCGGAAAACCCGAAATATATCGGCATTGATTGCGGGATAGTCGGCTCGCTAAACAAGGAAGATAAACGCTATCTGGCGGAAAACTTTATCGCCTTCTTTAACCGCGACTATCGCAAAGTGGCGGAGCTGCATGTCGATTCAGGCTGGGTACCGCCAGATACCAACGTTGAAGAGTTCGAATTTGCCATTCGTACTGTCTGTGAACCTATCTTTGAGAAACCGCTGGCCGAAATTTCGTTTGGACATGTGCTGTTAAATCTGTTTAATACGGCGCGTCGCTTCAATATGGAAGTGCAGCCGCAACTGGTGTTACTTCAGAAAACCTTGCTCTATATCGAAGGGGTAGGACGGCAGCTTTATCCGCAGCTCGATTTATGGAAAACTGCAAAACCTTTCCTTGAATCGTGGATTAAAGATCAGGTCGGTATTCCCGCGCTGGTGAGAGCATTTAAGGAAAAAGCGCCGTTCTGGATCGAAAAAATGCCAGAACTGCCTGAATTGGTTTATGACAGTTTGCGCCAGGGCAAGTATTTACAGCATAGTGTTGATAAGATTGCGCGCGAGTTACAGTCGAATCATGTGCGTCAGGGACAATCTCGTTACTTATTGGGGATTGGTGCGACGTTAGTATTAAGCGGCACATTCTTGTTGGTCAGCCGACCGGAATGGGGGCTGATGCCCGGCTGGTTAATGGCGGCCGGTCTGATCGCCTGGTTTGTCGGTTGGTGCAAAACACGCTGA
- the rfaH gene encoding transcription/translation regulatory transformer protein RfaH, with the protein MQSWYLLYCKRGQLQRAQEHLERQAVNCLAPMITLEKIVRGKRTAVSEPLFPNYLFVEFDPEVIHTTTISATRGVSHFVRFGASPAIVPSAVIHQLSVYKPEDIVDPATPYPGDKVIITEGAFEGFQAIFTEPDGEARSMLLLNLINKEIKHSVKNTEFRKL; encoded by the coding sequence ATGCAATCCTGGTATTTACTGTACTGCAAGCGCGGGCAACTTCAACGTGCCCAGGAACACCTCGAAAGACAGGCGGTGAATTGCCTGGCGCCGATGATCACCCTGGAAAAAATCGTGCGAGGCAAACGTACCGCAGTCAGTGAACCATTGTTCCCCAACTACCTGTTTGTGGAATTTGACCCGGAAGTGATTCATACCACAACCATCAGTGCGACCCGCGGCGTCAGCCACTTTGTGCGCTTTGGCGCATCGCCGGCGATAGTCCCATCTGCGGTTATTCATCAGCTGTCGGTGTATAAACCGGAAGACATTGTTGATCCGGCGACGCCCTATCCTGGTGATAAGGTGATTATCACCGAAGGCGCTTTCGAAGGTTTTCAGGCTATTTTCACCGAACCCGACGGCGAGGCTCGCTCTATGCTATTGCTTAATCTTATCAATAAAGAGATTAAGCACAGTGTGAAGAACACCGAGTTCCGCAAACTCTAG